The following coding sequences lie in one Spirosoma sp. KUDC1026 genomic window:
- a CDS encoding alpha-amylase family protein: protein MRNLLLVICACLCFQCKENKPTEKPLPPDFKSELWYKNSLIYNLDVEVFNDSDGDGTGDFNGLTQRLGYLKKLGVDVIWLAPFQPTPNGDDGYDIADYYAIDNRLGTRADFDAFMQQARQQGIRVIMDLVINHTSNQHPWFKQARQDKNSPYRSWYVWSDKQPENYDEGMVFPGVQKEIWTYDKQAGAYYYHRFYDFQPDLNMQNPAVQREVRKIIKHWLDAGVDGFRLDAVPFVIEKADPDKKEYEPQFEIIDMLHKYIQWQKGDAIVLGEANVDPKDQREYFGVNDEGMQMMFNFYANQFLFYALATGELEPLVDALNATREIPSAAQWGFFLRNHDEVDLGRLSDKQRDKVYEKMGPEKNMQLYDRGIRRRLAPMLGDARQIRLAYSLLFSLPGTPVIRYGEELGMGDDLSLKERESVRTPMQWNTSRHAGFSTSDTTVKPVISQGLYGYPRINVATESQDPKSLLTFISRLIQLRKANPEIGLGTSTIVKTGVPNVLAMRYDWQGKSLVMVHNFSPQSQSAQLSLEHTDGQALVSQFDQTQVRTAPNNTYPLSLPGYGYQWYRLK from the coding sequence TGTTGAGGTATTCAACGACTCGGACGGCGACGGCACCGGCGATTTTAACGGCCTGACTCAGCGGCTCGGCTACCTGAAAAAACTGGGCGTTGACGTTATCTGGCTCGCCCCCTTCCAGCCCACCCCCAATGGCGATGATGGTTATGATATTGCCGACTACTACGCCATAGACAACCGGCTGGGCACCCGCGCCGATTTCGATGCGTTCATGCAGCAGGCCCGCCAGCAGGGAATTCGGGTAATTATGGATCTGGTCATTAACCATACTTCCAATCAGCACCCCTGGTTCAAGCAGGCGCGTCAGGATAAAAATTCCCCCTACCGGTCGTGGTACGTCTGGTCGGACAAGCAACCCGAGAATTATGATGAAGGCATGGTTTTTCCGGGTGTACAGAAAGAAATCTGGACGTACGACAAACAGGCGGGTGCTTATTACTATCACCGCTTCTACGATTTCCAGCCCGACCTCAACATGCAGAATCCCGCCGTTCAGCGGGAAGTACGCAAGATTATCAAACATTGGCTCGACGCGGGGGTCGATGGGTTCCGGCTGGATGCCGTTCCGTTCGTGATTGAAAAAGCCGACCCGGACAAGAAGGAGTACGAACCACAATTTGAGATCATCGACATGCTGCACAAATATATTCAGTGGCAAAAGGGCGATGCGATTGTTCTGGGCGAAGCCAACGTCGATCCCAAAGATCAGCGCGAATATTTCGGCGTGAATGACGAAGGTATGCAGATGATGTTCAACTTCTACGCCAATCAGTTCCTGTTTTATGCGCTGGCAACGGGCGAGCTGGAGCCACTCGTCGACGCGCTGAACGCTACGCGGGAGATTCCGTCGGCGGCTCAGTGGGGCTTCTTCCTGCGGAACCATGATGAAGTCGACCTGGGCCGGCTCAGCGACAAACAGCGCGATAAGGTTTACGAAAAAATGGGACCGGAGAAAAACATGCAGCTCTACGACCGCGGTATTCGGCGTCGGCTGGCCCCCATGCTGGGCGATGCCCGGCAGATTCGACTGGCCTATAGCCTGTTGTTTTCGTTACCGGGCACGCCCGTGATTCGTTACGGCGAAGAGCTAGGCATGGGCGACGATCTGAGTCTGAAAGAGCGCGAATCGGTGCGGACCCCAATGCAGTGGAATACGTCCCGCCATGCCGGTTTCTCGACCAGCGACACCACTGTAAAGCCTGTTATCAGCCAGGGACTTTACGGCTATCCACGTATCAATGTAGCTACCGAATCACAGGACCCGAAATCGTTACTGACGTTTATCAGCCGATTGATTCAACTGCGAAAAGCCAATCCCGAAATTGGTCTGGGCACGTCAACGATCGTCAAAACCGGCGTACCCAACGTGCTGGCCATGCGTTACGACTGGCAGGGTAAATCGCTGGTGATGGTCCACAATTTCAGCCCACAATCACAGTCGGCTCAGCTTTCGCTGGAACATACCGATGGGCAGGCGCTGGTTAGTCAGTTTGACCAGACGCAGGTTCGCACGGCCCCCAACAATACGTACCCGCTCTCGCTGCCAGGCTACGGCTATCAGTGGTACCGACTCAAATAA